The Kwoniella newhampshirensis strain CBS 13917 chromosome 2, whole genome shotgun sequence DNA segment CATATTGTCAGCATCAAAGTGACTATCCATGGTTCCGGAAGCGTGGCGAGCTGAAGGACTTCTTGGCGTCGTACTGTCTGTTTCATGACATGAATGTTGAAATGTACGGTAGGGTGACTCACCGCCAACATGTTGAAGCAGCCGATGATGAACAGCAGCCAACTTGTCACTTGCGGGAAGAGCTTGCAATAATGCGACAGGACCTGAGCTCCAATCCTAGCGCCAACCATTAGCAACGACCTCGAGGATCTGATGACGCAATCGATCATTCATCTGAGCTATGAAGGGACACTTACAATGCTTGGAAAACACCCAGACCTCCCAGACCATGAGCAGGTCCTACGATGGGGATGAATTCTTCGAACAAACGACGAGGTTTTCCGATCTCTGACAAAATGAGGAGGATACATTCGAAGGCTATGTAGAACAAAGGCCagtgaggtgagtgacctGTATCGATCGACCTTGTAACCTCTCGAAAGGCTCACCAATGAAGATCCTGTTCAATATACTCCAGAATGGACCACCAGCTTGATCAGGTACACTGGAGTATTCGAAGTAATCGCATTCTTCAGTGAAATCATTATCGTCCGATTGAACAGCTTTGATAGCTTTGGCGTCGCTTCAGAGTCAAACCAATCAGCTCTGATCCCCAGTGTAGTTGACGACGTGTACTGACTCTACCATGGTGACGATGTTGGCTgcgaagacgaggaccaATGAGAGGATGCTGAGGGCTCGTAAGACGTTGAGACCGATGAAGACGGGTCcagaaggtcgagaaggtaGGAAAGGTTTCATGGCGCTTGGCTGGGTCATGGCGACTGAGTGAGTGGCGAACACGAGATGTTGTGAGGTAACCTTTCAGAGCACTATTAACTGAGAGGAGTACTGTGCCGTGAATTCTCGTTCAGAAAGAGAGGGTTGAGAGGGTTGAGACGCTGTGGGTGAGTAAAGCTCGTTCGATACGTGTCAATGCGAATGATGAAGATACGATGGCTTGGTAGAGCGAGACGGCTCCTTCGTGATCGACCGGTGTCTCTTATACATGGTCAGCGAGATATGAGCTTGAGGTAAGGCCACAGCTTGACCCCGGTCAGTGTTACAAAGACAATGAGCGAATTGGATGAAACGCTTCAGCACCGAGATCTGCAGCAGGGGTTTCTTGACATGAAACGTAGTAAGGGGAGACTGTGTATCTGTTGATCCTGCTGACAGGATATACTCGTGCTCTTCAAGCGATCTCGTCTGCGGATATGTGTGTATGATGCATCAGAGACAATAAGACTTTGGTCGTTGGATGAAACGGGCAGACCTCCACTCGAAGTGATATGTATAGGTCCCAATCATAATTACCGCTTTGAGTAAAAGTCTACTAATGTGGAGGGAGGTCCAGACGCGTTTCTAACTGAACGCGAAAGTTGATATTGTCTCTTGCTCATATCGTCCAATATCGTAGTAGTAGTAGACCTACGCCAGAGCCCAGACCAGACACCCGGGCACTGGTCTACCATGGCCatatcgtcgtcatcgacctcaGGCCGAGGCGccttcatcgtctttgAAGGACTGGACAGATGTGGTAAATCCACCCAGGTAGCTCGATTGGTCGACAAACTagagagagatggtcaTAAAGCGAGACTACAAAAGTTTCCCGGTGAGCAAGATTGTATATATACGCACACTGATATAGAGAGCCTCGACTGACGATTCGAATGCGAATGGCGCAGATCGGACGACGGCGATCGGCAAGATGATAGATGCATATCTTCAATCGAAAgccgagatggacgatcaCGcgatccacctcctcttcgctgcCAACCGATGGGAATGTGCGTGAGTGCCGGCTTTTGTCAAATGAAGAAAGCAGTGCTCTGGGTATGCACGGCTGACATGCCCTTCACCATTCCTTGGAATATTAGCGCTGCCATTCGACGAGACTTGGATGATGGGGTAACCGTGATTGCCGATCGCTATGCCTTCTCAGGTATCGCCTTTTCCTCtgccaaggtgagcgatTCACGAGGTGACTCAGGCTGTCCGCGGGATCGGGATTTGTGGAGCCGCCGCACGGAGTCTAAGCTCGAATCTTGCGCGGCGTGACTGATCTTCCTAGGGAATGGGGAGGAAACACTCTGAGTATTCACGAAATTTCCACAGCGACACTGCTGACACGGTACCCTGTCTCATTGGTGTTATCCAGGGCCTCCCATTTACTTTCTGCCTTCCACCCGACACCGCCCTCCCTTTGCCCGACATAACACTCTACCTCACCCTCCCACCCTCAGTCGCCTCACAACGATCCGCGTTCGGCGTAGAACGCTATGAGACAGTCGCGATTCAGACAGCCGTGAGAGAACAGTTCGGGCTCGTGGCCAAcgaagtgaagaagagacacggggatgggagatgggtgGAGGTCTCAGCAGAGGGGAGTATAGAAGAGGTAGAATCTAGGATATGGGGTCTGGTCGATAGTGTGGTTAATG contains these protein-coding regions:
- a CDS encoding thymidylate kinase translates to MAISSSSTSGRGAFIVFEGLDRCGKSTQVARLVDKLERDGHKARLQKFPDRTTAIGKMIDAYLQSKAEMDDHAIHLLFAANRWECAAAIRRDLDDGVTVIADRYAFSGIAFSSAKGLPFTFCLPPDTALPLPDITLYLTLPPSVASQRSAFGVERYETVAIQTAVREQFGLVANEVKKRHGDGRWVEVSAEGSIEEVESRIWGLVDSVVNGGVDGTVGELWVEQ